From Selenomonas sp. AB3002, one genomic window encodes:
- a CDS encoding ATP-binding cassette domain-containing protein, producing MTETLKLLLSHTEKKTLLPPLLAGLMASLTGLGLMGAGAWLIAKAALQPPLYTLALGVTCVRACGIFRAVFRYLERYSGHKLAFNAYCQLQESVYALALSMLPLKSGTLSQGLWLERLIRDCSLLRDAYVRALLPLALNLVITIAFCWILYDCHPLLSLTLLLTFEVMAALGWLLTREPRSSPAKSAYRQELLEMAEGREELLTAGSAPPSLIRLQERAERWQLQQAKEQARNCWLELLLSLVKYSGFTLLFYQLCLLVPARMDYIELAVWLLLLLTLCQDYNVLLPALEQMKEARAAGKSLAVAASTSASTAACKGDLLQVDNLTFGYNDQPLFHNLSFTIAPHQHTAIMGESGRGKTTLAYLLAGLYQPEDGTIKLSAPPAGNLQGCFIFSGSIRENFLRLHPELPEEEMMACLETAQLTDCLTSLPQGLDTPLGFDGSSLSGGERNRLLTALALAAPSPLLLLDEPTAGLDKKTASRLLEALFERVQEQSRTLIIITHELNILDRFRQVIEL from the coding sequence ATGACAGAAACCTTGAAACTCTTGCTCTCCCATACGGAAAAGAAGACTCTGCTCCCTCCCCTGCTGGCAGGGCTGATGGCAAGTCTCACAGGACTGGGCCTTATGGGCGCCGGAGCCTGGCTTATCGCCAAGGCTGCTCTCCAGCCTCCCCTCTACACCCTTGCCCTGGGCGTTACCTGTGTCAGAGCCTGCGGCATCTTCCGGGCGGTGTTCCGCTATCTGGAAAGGTATTCAGGCCATAAGCTAGCCTTCAACGCTTATTGCCAGCTTCAGGAATCTGTTTATGCCCTTGCCTTGTCAATGCTTCCCCTGAAATCAGGCACCCTGTCCCAAGGGCTGTGGCTGGAACGGCTTATCAGGGACTGCAGCCTGCTGCGGGATGCCTATGTGCGCGCCCTGCTGCCCCTGGCATTGAATCTTGTCATAACCATTGCCTTCTGTTGGATATTGTATGACTGTCACCCCTTGCTGTCCCTGACCCTGCTCCTAACCTTCGAAGTCATGGCAGCCCTTGGCTGGCTTCTGACCAGGGAACCAAGGTCATCCCCTGCCAAGTCAGCCTATCGGCAGGAACTGCTGGAAATGGCAGAAGGCAGGGAAGAACTGCTGACGGCAGGTTCTGCTCCGCCTTCCTTGATTCGCTTGCAGGAGCGTGCTGAACGCTGGCAGCTGCAACAGGCAAAGGAACAAGCACGAAACTGCTGGCTGGAGCTTCTGCTCTCCCTTGTCAAATACTCCGGCTTCACCTTGCTATTCTATCAGCTCTGCCTGCTGGTACCCGCCAGGATGGATTACATTGAACTGGCCGTCTGGCTGCTGCTCCTGCTGACCCTCTGCCAGGATTACAATGTGCTGCTCCCTGCACTTGAACAAATGAAAGAAGCCAGGGCAGCAGGCAAGTCTCTTGCAGTCGCTGCTTCAACTTCCGCCTCAACTGCAGCCTGCAAAGGCGATTTATTGCAGGTTGATAACCTGACCTTTGGTTACAATGACCAGCCCCTTTTCCATAACCTCTCCTTCACCATCGCCCCCCATCAGCACACAGCCATCATGGGCGAAAGCGGCAGGGGGAAGACCACCCTGGCTTATCTGCTGGCAGGACTTTACCAGCCAGAGGACGGGACAATCAAGCTTTCCGCCCCGCCCGCCGGGAATCTGCAAGGGTGCTTCATTTTCAGCGGGTCCATCAGGGAGAACTTCCTGCGGCTGCATCCGGAACTGCCAGAGGAAGAAATGATGGCCTGCCTGGAAACAGCACAACTTACAGACTGCCTGACCAGCCTCCCCCAGGGACTTGATACCCCCTTGGGCTTTGACGGCAGCAGCCTGTCAGGCGGGGAACGCAACCGCCTGCTCACCGCCCTGGCCCTTGCCGCCCCTTCTCCCCTGCTGCTCCTTGACGAACCCACCGCAGGACTGGACAAAAAAACAGCGTCCCGGCTGCTTGAGGCACTCTTTGAAAGAGTGCAGGAACAGAGCAGGACGCTGATAATTATTACACATGAATTGAATATATTGGATAGGTTTAGGCAGGTTATCGAACTTTAA